A stretch of DNA from Microthrixaceae bacterium:
CGAGGTCCACGAATCCCGCGGCAAGACCGACCACTCCCGCCGCTGCATCGACCTCGACCCGACCACCCTCGCGGTCCTCGACGGGTGGCGGGCCCTGCAGCCAGCGGAGTTCGCCGCGGTGGGCATCGACCCACCTGGGTGGTCACCACCGCGTCCGGAGACCCCGTGCACCCGCACTCGATCAGCCAGACCTTCGACCGCATCGCCCGACGAGCTCCGGTCCCGATCATCCGATTCCACGAGCTTCGCCACACGCACGGCAGCCTTCTCATCGCCTACGGCGTCGACGCCATGGTCGTCAAGGAACGCCTCGGTCACGGCGACTTCGTGTTCACCGTCCAGACGTACCAGCACACCTACCCGCCCATGCACGCCAACGCCGCCGATGTCTTCGAAACCTGCTCACACCGGGCGGGCTCGAAAACCCCGCGCTTCCCAAAGCCGGTTGAACACCCGGTAGAACACCACCCGAACCCGGTAGAACACGCCGACAACAAGCAAGGCCCAGGTCGCTGACCTGGGCCTCGACTCACAAGTTGGTGGCGGGGGCAGGATTTGAACCTGCGACCTTCGGGTTATGAGATTCCAAGCCTCTCCTGGCGTCCCGTTCCGTACCTTCTGGTACCTCTGAGCTGGGGTTTCGCGCATTCGACGTGCCAGTCCGTACCACTGCGGACCAGCCAATCCCGGCCCGCGGTGTAGAAGCGAGTGTAGAAGGAGGCGCGGCCGTGGTCACGTGGCCGGATCCGCTC
This window harbors:
- a CDS encoding tyrosine-type recombinase/integrase; protein product: MVTTASGDPVHPHSISQTFDRIARRAPVPIIRFHELRHTHGSLLIAYGVDAMVVKERLGHGDFVFTVQTYQHTYPPMHANAADVFETCSHRAGSKTPRFPKPVEHPVEHHPNPVEHADNKQGPGR